Below is a window of Pseudomonas eucalypticola DNA.
TCTACCTGATGAAGGAAATGCTCGAAGGCGCGCCCATCACCGCCGCCACCCAGACCCACCTGGACCGCTGCCTGAGTTGCCGCAACTGCGAGAGCACCTGCCCTTCGGGCGTGCAATACCATACTTTGCTGGACATTGGCCGCGACTACCTGGAACAGCAGGTACCCCGCTCCCTGGGCAGCCGGCTGCTGCGTGGCACCCTGCGGGCCGTGGTGCCGCACGCGGGATTGTTTAGCGCCCTGACCCAGGCTGGGCAACGGCTGCGCCCGCTGTTGCCCGGTAGCCTGCAGGCCAAACTGCCGCGCCAGCCGCGCGCTGCCGGGGAACGCCCGGCACCGCGGCATGCACGGCGCATGCTGGTCCTGGAAGGCTGCGTGCAACCGGGCTTCTCGCCCAACACCAACGCCGCTGCCGCGCGGGTACTCGACCGCCTCGGCATCAGCCTGGTGGCGACGCCCCAGGCAGGGTGCTGTGGTGCCGTGGACTATCACATGAATGCCCAGGGCACGGGCCTGGACAGGGCGCGGCGCAATATCGACGCCTGGTGGCCGGCCATCGAGGCCGGGGCCGAAGCCATCGTGCAGACGGCCAGCGGCTGCGGCGCATTCATCAAGGAATACGGCGCACTGCTCAAGGACGACCCGCACTATGGCGCCAAGGCGCAGCGGGTCAGCGCCCTGGCCAAAGATCTGGTAGAAGTGCTGCGCGAAGCGCCCCTTGAAGGGCTGGCCGTGCACAGCGACCAGCGCCTGGCGTTTCACTGTCCGTGCACACTGCAGCATGCCCAGAAGCTGGGTGGCGCGGTGGAGGGCGTGCTGGCGCGGCTGGGCTTTACTCTC
It encodes the following:
- the glcF gene encoding glycolate oxidase subunit GlcF; translated protein: MQTHLSDQARLLPRAAEAEKVLRSCVHCGFCNATCPTYQLLGDELDGPRGRIYLMKEMLEGAPITAATQTHLDRCLSCRNCESTCPSGVQYHTLLDIGRDYLEQQVPRSLGSRLLRGTLRAVVPHAGLFSALTQAGQRLRPLLPGSLQAKLPRQPRAAGERPAPRHARRMLVLEGCVQPGFSPNTNAAAARVLDRLGISLVATPQAGCCGAVDYHMNAQGTGLDRARRNIDAWWPAIEAGAEAIVQTASGCGAFIKEYGALLKDDPHYGAKAQRVSALAKDLVEVLREAPLEGLAVHSDQRLAFHCPCTLQHAQKLGGAVEGVLARLGFTLSAVPDGHLCCGSAGTYSITQPTLSKQLRDHRLNALETGKPDVIVTANIGCQTHLDGAGRTPVRHWIELVDEACQTPL